The following are from one region of the Micrococcales bacterium genome:
- a CDS encoding site-specific integrase — MCLALTLVGAQSGEVGAIRVRDIDQMGKAVFLHGGGSRYQQRWVPIDDDWAWQVILDRLAYLHRRYPGDGGALLAYLPNERTTPTDDFKARSAATSMSLTKLIRLAGVHTPGKTRVASINEYVASRVFAETGRVEAVAARLGLARLDVAAHLVGYDWRAAFNPDPRGRS; from the coding sequence TTGGCGCCATCCGGGTACGGGACATCGACCAGATGGGCAAAGCGGTGTTCCTCCACGGCGGCGGCAGCCGCTACCAGCAGCGCTGGGTGCCGATTGATGACGACTGGGCGTGGCAGGTCATCCTTGACCGGCTCGCGTACCTGCACCGCCGCTACCCCGGGGATGGTGGTGCGCTGCTCGCCTACCTACCGAACGAACGCACCACGCCAACCGACGATTTCAAAGCCCGTTCGGCAGCAACGAGTATGAGCCTGACGAAACTCATCCGGCTCGCGGGAGTGCACACACCCGGCAAGACGCGAGTGGCGAGCATCAACGAGTACGTCGCCTCCCGTGTGTTCGCCGAAACCGGCAGGGTTGAGGCGGTCGCCGCACGCCTCGGCCTGGCCCGGCTGGACGTGGCCGCGCATCTCGTCGGATACGACTGGCGGGCCGCGTTCAACCCTGACCCCAGGGGGCGGTCGTGA